The genomic interval aaaagtagcgtgcatcattgctctttgccagagtgtctcgcagagacaattccattgtgctctcgcgagaactctggatttccagggtacattTTTGATGCACTGGATAGCCAATTAGTCTTAATCTGACCCGTGACAATAAAGTTACATAGTGCAATACAGAGACTCCAATCTCCTTAGTATATGTCAGTGGGTAAAAGAACTACATTGTGTTGTTTAACAGAGAATTATTACTTTGCACTAAACAATGTTGATTATAAACCCGATAAGCTTTAAATGTAATATTTAATTATGCAATTTTTGCTAGCCATAGACTGATTCCAGAAAAAGCTTTATTAATGGGAGATGGTGGATAATGGACTACAGAAAATTATGTTTGTGGAACAAAAAACTGAGAACCTGGGCATAAATAGTATTGTGAATTAACTGCTTCACTATTAACTCATTATAGACAAAGGCAAAGTATAGACACTTTTGTTGAAGGCTCATATTTGTTTATTActcttatttgtttgtttccaggcTGTAGAGGACGTCAATGTAACTTTTGAAGATCAGCAGAAGATAAATAAGTTTGCCAGAAACACCAATCGAATGACTGAACTTAAAGATGAAATAGAGGCTAAAAAGGCAAGAATACAGTCACTATTTCTTTCACTGGGTTTTAAAGATGTCTGTCATTTATCATTCTGTATGAAGTGGTCTAGCATAACCTACTAGTTACTTTCTTCTAGAAATCACTTCAGAATCTGGAGGATGCCAGTGATGACCTCATGATGTGTGAAGATGACTCATTGTTAATTCCATACCAAATTGGTGATGTCTTCATCAGTCACTCTCAAGAGGAAACACAGGAGATGTTAGAGACTGCAAAGGTAAAGATTTTTTTCTTCCAACCTTAGCCAATTCGCCTACCTCATGCGGCGGCCATTGTGTAAACCAAAgggaggctacagggtacaatGACTATATCATTAATGCATTTTCGCCACCTACTGGTGAATGCATACGAcacaacaatcctatggtttatgtaccctgtagcctcattTTGGTTTACAATGGCCGCCACCTGGATAAGGCAAATTATTCATACATTGCTTAACAAATAGCTTCTTAAGCATGCACTGCTTAACAAATACAAGGTAGTGTGACACCCCATCAGCACAAACAGGATAACAAGCTAAAGCTAACATTGAACATAACGGTAATCATAATTATAATACAACCCATGGCAAAAGTATGGAATCACCACTCGTGGAAGATGGTCATTCAGccgtttaatttatttatttttaaaaaagacaagTCACAGATGTCCCTCAAAACTATTTTTCTGTAACAGATGAACATTCTGGTGAACGTTCTGTGAAACATCAAAAAAGTCAGGCAGTCATCTTTATATTTCATTGGAACGGCACCAAACAGAAGTTCCAGCGTCATCTCGCCCAATGCAGAGTTGTGATTGGTCTCTGAATATCACTCTCATCCAATCATCCGCAGCCCTAGTTGCTGTCTTTAGCCCACTGTAActgaatgtaaatgaaaaatataaagatgaCTGCCTGAAGAAAGTTTCCACAGTCACTGATAATATGGGGTTGCATGTCAGGAAAGTGTACATCGAAATTTTGGACACTTTTGTCATCAATTGATTAACAATTGAGTAAGTAATTGTTCAGGATTATAGTGTGTCTTGCCATAGAGCAAAGAACATTAAAACTTTTCTTTAGGAAAATGTATCAAGTCAATGACATGGCGTGAAAACAGTCTGAATCTCAATCCCATTGAAAAATGAATGatctatatataaaatgtatgaCAGGCACCATTTGCTGTTTGACAAAGTTGAAACATGATTGATTAAGCATACAATTCTACATTAGTGAAGTCTATGCCTCAGAGAACTCAATTCTACGTTAGTGAAGTCTATGCCTCAGAGAACTCAATTCTACATTAGTGAAGTCTGTGCCTCAATTCTACATTAGTGAAGTCTATGCCTCAGTGAATTCAAGCGCTCATAAAAGCCAGAGGAGGTGCAACAAAGTACTAATTATGATGTTTTAGGTTTGTGATTCCATCATTTTTTCCTCAGGATTGAGTGATTGAATTTCTTTAGCTAAGTTTCACAAAGCCAGAATGTTAATCTGttatagaattttttttttgatgcaGATCTGTGATTTgtcttttttctaaaaaataaaacagctgaaTGAACATCCTCCAAGAATGGTGATTCCATTATGTTCTGCCAGTGTTTGTAGCAGGATGAGATTAGAGGTCGACCAATAAGGGTTTTTCTGTGGCCGATGCCAATCTCTCAGGAAATCAGGGTCAGCCGATGGCCCATGTATTGTATGCTGCCGATTTCTTTTGGCCAGTATTTGGCTGTTTTTCCCCTCTATTTGTATGATAAAGAATGATAAGATAAGAATTTAATCCTTTCAGTTTTCTCCCAAGAATTGTTGAGTCTGCTGGTAATTGAATTGCCACAAGAAGCAGTGTGCATCACGCGTAAATCAGCCCGATTAATtgctcaatggtgttttatgcccccaacgtcctCTTCCAGGCAACtctgccaccgctgacttaaaggcacctaaccctaaccctaacccatggCTAACCCTaatgccttccaggcagcgctgccttgaagacaacgttgggggcataaaacaccaagaaaccgATTAATTGGTCTACCTCTACAGTCATGTTAAAGTTTGCACACCCATGAGGAATAAAAAAagcatcttttggaaattgatcttaaagcaacaccaaagcacttttcctctgtcgtaTGCACACTATTCGTTTATCCACCACCGGTGATGatccactgaaacgattttggaaacattattttaaggtacaaaaaactctttggtgttgctttaatgccttaatttaaaaaatgaggaaagatccaacctttaaggacaccaattttctttgtgaatgaatatcataaatagataaaatacagggggcataagtaaacacacccctatgttaaattcccatagatgcaagcagatttttatttgtaaaggccagttatttaatggatccaggatactatgcatcctgataaagttcccttggccctatgcaattaaaatagcccaacatcatcacatacccttcaccatacctagagattggcatagttttattcacacacacatcacatacccttcaccatacctattggcatggttttatttcagttagcctaatagctggcatgatttgcattgagagatgatgttatggaaagtaccctatgccaatctctaggtatggtgaagggtatgtgatgatgtggggttattttaattccaaaggctaTTTTAAGCCTGCGCTATTCATTAGCCCTTGTTATACTATATTACACTTGTCTGTGAATATATATGCCTTTATCGCAGCATCCCTGGCGTTTTCAGATAGATGGAGGTGGAAAGGGTGTGGCTTTAGGAACTTTGAGAAGAATATTGAGAGCAAACCTTCACCATCATTAACATGCTTTCTTGTAGTAAGCTAAAAATGTagcaaaatgacaaaatacccACTTTAAAAGCTTAATGTATGTCATTTTGAGTGCACATTACTTTTTTTAATTGTGATACCCAGAAAAAAAATTCTCATGTGGCCAATCTCCAGAAATGTCAGCCTATAACAGAGCTGTAAAGAGTAATGCTTGACCTAAGTTGAGTTTAGTGTGATGGTCCAGACCATTGATCTTCCCTCTTTACTGTATTAAAACATACATTGGGCAAGTTAATGCATATTGTTGCTTTTAAATTTTGAATATTCACAGGAGGGCCTGAAAGAAGAGGTCAAGGTTCTGGAGGGGAGGGTGTCGTCCATACAAGAAGTTCTTGGAGGCTTAAAGGTTCAGCTCTATGCCAAGTTTGGAAACAACATCAACCTGGAAGCTGATGAGAGCTGAATGTAGTGCAACAGTGGGGCATGCTTGCTAAAGACTTTTTACAATGTGCACTGCACACCTCATGTCTTACAGTTTGCCAAGAAAGCCCAGTATTTCTGTAACATTTTTATGtctttgtttatatgtatgCTGTTTCTTATGGGCATCTTTACTTTTCCAGTCTGTGtgaaaagtcaaaagtcaaaaaTATGCATGAATAGTCCTGGACTGGTGTATAATTAAAACATTGAAATAGTGGTCAAACAGTGGCCTGTTAGTTTTTGATGCAAGTTGAAGTTCCCAACGATTATGCATTTGCTTGTATTTGACCTTTGAATTTTCTTCTGCTGGTCAATTCCAACAGTTAAAAATGCATTTCCATCTTAGACATCTATTTGTgaattctattttatttttcttaacAATTTTTTGCATCCGTACATCTGATAATACAGGCACATTAAAGAAAAACATTAGAATTAAATCATTGACGTCTTGTAAGCagtaggttttgtgaaatatccCTCTGGTGGAAATAAGGCTGCCATTTTGTGTGCCTGCAGGAGTGACAATTAAGCCACTGATGAAGAGAATAATAGATGAATCCAATATCTACCTTAAACTGGATATTAGTGAAGAACACAAGTAGTGTTGATGTCTCAAAATGTTGGTTTATTAGTGTTGAGGTGAGAGAAGTCTTTGAAGACATAacacaaaggagagagagccTAACTGAGAAAAGACAAACAATGTATGATTAAGGCTCTACCAATCAGAAGCTCTACACAATGGACACATGCAAAGGAATTGTCTTGAAAGATTTAAAAGAACACATTATTCAATGCTttcattaaagctgcagttggcaagtctgacagattgaggggacaaaattttgaatgtttacaactctcatgcccctcccccactaccaccgagcaccctctcatcgagtttgtgctcgtcagtgcgcaccagactgtgattgacagtcagatctcacacagccctgctctgattggaccagaagaacagagagctgtggatttttgcaaaacaaataacaggctctaggtggaggtagaggt from Alosa alosa isolate M-15738 ecotype Scorff River chromosome 4, AALO_Geno_1.1, whole genome shotgun sequence carries:
- the pfdn4 gene encoding prefoldin subunit 4, producing the protein MAATMKKGVAVEDVNVTFEDQQKINKFARNTNRMTELKDEIEAKKKSLQNLEDASDDLMMCEDDSLLIPYQIGDVFISHSQEETQEMLETAKEGLKEEVKVLEGRVSSIQEVLGGLKVQLYAKFGNNINLEADES